From one Nymphalis io chromosome 19, ilAglIoxx1.1, whole genome shotgun sequence genomic stretch:
- the LOC126775887 gene encoding ribosome quality control complex subunit NEMF homolog has product MKTRFNTYDIVCMVAELQRLIGMRVNQVYDIDNKTYVIRLQRSEEKSVLLLESANRFHTTQFEWPKNVAPSGFTMKLRKHLKNKRLEKLTQLGIDRIVDLQFGSGEAAYHVILELYDRGNIVLTDFEWTILNVLRPHVEGDKVRFAVKEKYPLDRAKTSYEAPNADALKEILGKSKPGDNIKKILNPNLEYGAAVIDHVLLENGLTGTMKLSQDPTKGFYMERDLDKLVKALKQAEMMIEQGKNQIAKGYIIQKREERPNPEGGGPNYLLTNQEFHPMLFAQTMTQPHTEYETFDRAVDEFYSALEGQKIDLKTVHVEREAMKKLQNVRKDHDKRITELERLQLEDRKAAEMISRNEPLVEQARLAIQTGIAAQMSWDEIKLLVKTAQNNNDPVASSIKQLKLNTNHITLLLKDPYDDRNSEDDDDNDDDDEGRLKPMLVDIDLSLTAYANARRYYDQKRTAAKKQQKTLESADKALKSAERKTKQTLKEAHTISNISKARKTYWFEKFYWFITSDNYLVIAGRDQQQNELLVKRYMRASDAYVHADVAGAASVLVKCRGAPPSPKALCEAGQAAAAYSVAWEAKVLTRAWWVFGHQVSKSAPTGEYLTTGSFMIRGKKNYLLPEQLQFGFSFMFRLEDSCIERHRDDRKSLAPGDSASDVISAQDTEEEQEIIVSDDDETSEKDELKKELDTINEEVTNVTNEKPSNKNDVKEKTSPEASPAKDTRNDERTVPEDSEEQVNREEDVNDQESDSDSESSEAGVFDTHIKVDHGTGEVFIASKSRTISEVSDKSDDSKLLSFPSLPKKGGKKTQKEQRQQEVKKEEKQGPKRGQKGKLKKIKEKYRNQDDEDRAIMMELLKPDKSAKDSKKVQKQITKGGKSKAAARLPKIPQPVPVLLEAESDGEEPEPELEQSAPDADIEMLCQLSGCPLPEDELLFAVPVVAPYSSLHNYKYKVKLTPGSNKRGKAAKTAVQVFLRDKNSSPRERDLLKAVKEENVARNFPGKVKLSAPQLHKHKK; this is encoded by the exons ATGAAAACACGATTTAATACATACGACATCGTGTGCATGGTGGCCGAATTACaaag gcTGATCGGTATGAGAGTAAATCAAGTGTATGATATAGACAACAAGACTTATGTTATTCGGCTGCAGAGATCAGAAGAAAAGTCAGTCTTATTATTAGAGTCGGCCAACAGATTTCATACTACACAATTTGAGTGGCCTAAGAATGTAGCTCCATCTGGATTTACCATGAag CTCCGTAAACATTTAAAGAACAAGCGCTTAGAAAAACTAACACAGCTGGGTATAGATAGAATAGTTGATCTACAGTTTGGTAGCGGTGAGGCAGCATACCATGTTATACTGGAGCTGTATGACCGAGGAAACATTGTACTGACAGACTTTGAGTGGACAATCTTAAATGTTCTAAGGCCTCATGTTGAGGGTGATAAAGTGAG ATTTGctgttaaagaaaaatatccaCTAGATAGAGCAAAGACAAGCTATGAAGCCCCAAATGCCGATGCTTTGAAAGAAATACTTGGAAAGAGCAAACCTGGAGATAAcatcaaaaaaattttaaacCCAAATCTTG AATATGGTGCAGCTGTAATAGATCACGTTTTACTGGAGAATGGCTTGACGGGTACCATGAAATTGTCTCAGGACCCAACCAAAGGTTTCTATATGGAGCGAGATTTGGATAAGCTTGTAAAAGCACTGAAACAAGCCGAGATGATGATTGAACAAGGCAAGAATCAAATTGCCAAG GGCTACATCATTCAGAAGAGAGAAGAGCGTCCGAATCCAGAAGGAGGGGGTCCGAACTACCTACTCACTAACCAAGAGTTCCATCCGATGCTGTTCGCTCAGACTATGACACAGCCACACACTGAATACGAAACATTTGACCGAGCTGTTGATGAGTTTTATTCAGCGCTGGAAGGGCAGAAGATAGACCTTAAG ACTGTTCACGTGGAACGAGAGGCGATGAAGAAACTCCAGAACGTTCGCAAGGATCACGACAAACGTATAACCGAATTGGAACGTCTCCAGTTAGAAGATAGAAAAGCCGCGGAAATGATATCCAGGAATGAGCCCCTCGTTGAACAAGCGAGATTGGCCATCCAAACGGGTATCGCTGCTCAG ATGTCCTGGGATGAAATAAAGCTTCTAGTTAAAACGGCGCAAAACAACAACGACCCAGTGGCCTCGTCCATCAAGCAACTCAAGCTGAACACCAACCACATAACCCTTCTGCTCAAGGATCCCTATGATGACAGGAACAGtgaggatgatgatgataatgatgacgatgatgaagGACGGCTTAAACCTATGCTCGTCGATATTGACCTATCTTTGACGGCATATGCTAATGCTAGAAG GTATTACGACCAAAAACGAACCGCCGCGAAGAAACAACAGAAGACGCTCGAATCAGCGGATAAAGCGCTTAAAAGCGCTGAAAGGAAAACGAAACAAACATTGAAGGAAGCGCACACAATCAGCAACATCAGTAAAGCGAGGAAAACATATTGGTTTGAAAAGTTCTACTGGTTCATCACGTCCGATAATTATTTG GTGATCGCGGGGCGCGACCAGCAGCAGAACGAGCTGCTGGTGAAGCGCTACATGCGCGCGTCGGACGCGTACGTGCACGCCGACGTGGCGGGCGCCGCGTCCGTGCTCGTCAAGTGCCGCGGGGCGCCGCCCTCGCCCAAGGCGCTGTGCGAGGCGGGCCAGGCCGCCGCCGCCTACAG TGTGGCGTGGGAGGCGAAGGTGCTGACTCGCGCGTGGTGGGTGTTCGGACACCAAGTGTCCAAGTCCGCGCCGACGGGCGAGTACCTGACTACCGGTTCCTTCATGATCCGCGGCAAGAAGAACTACCTGCTACCCGAACAGTTGCAGTTTGGTTTCAGCTTCATGTTTCGA TTGGAAGACAGTTGCATAGAGCGTCATAGAGACGATAGGAAGTCGTTAGCTCCAGGCGATTCCGCATCTGACGTCATTTCCGCGCAGGACACCGAGGAGGAACAAGAGATCATAGTGTCTGATGATG ATGAAACATCAGAAAAagacgaattaaaaaaagaattagatACAATAAATGAAGAAGTAACGAACGTGACAAATGAAAAACCTTCAAACAAAAACGATGTAAAAGAAAAGACAAGTCCAGAAGCGTCTCCAGCGAAAGATACCAGAAATGACGAGCGGACTGTTCCAGAAGATTCTGAGGAACAAGTTAACAGAGAAGAAGACGTAAATGATCAAGAGAGTGATTCAGATAGCGAGAGCTCGGAAGCTGGAGTCTTCGATACTCACATTAag GTGGACCACGGCACTGGAGAAGTTTTCATCGCGTCTAAATCAAGGACAATCTCTGAAGTCTCAGATAAAA GCGACGATTCGAAACTGCTATCATTCCCGTCACTACCAAAGAAGGGCGGGAAGAAAACGCAGAAGGAGCAAAGGCAGCAGGAAGTAAAGAAGGAAGAGAAACAAGGTCCCAAACGTGGACAGAAGGGCAAGTTAAAGAAGATAAAGGAGAAATACAGGAATCAGGACGACGAAGATCGAGCGATTATGATGGAACTCTTGAAG CCGGATAAAAGCGCGAAAGACTCTAAGAAAGTTCAGAAACAAATTACGAAGGGTGGGAAGAGCAAGGCCGCAGCGAGGTTGCCGAAGATCCCGCAACCCGTGCCGGTCTTGCTGGAGGCGGAATCCGACGGAGAGGAACCAGAGCCCGAG CTGGAGCAGTCCGCCCCCGACGCGGACATAGAGATGTTGTGCCAGCTGTCCGGCTGTCCGTTGCCGGAAGACGAGTTGCTGTTCGCCGTGCCGGTCGTCGCGCCATACTCCTCCTTGCATAACTACAA GTATAAAGTGAAACTGACGCCGGGTAGCAATAAGCGCGGTAAAGCAGCTAAAACCGCTGTACAAGTTTTCCTCCGAGACAAGAACAGTTCGCCGCGCGAGCGAGACCTGCTGAAAGCGGTCAAAGAGGAGAACGTCGCGAGGAACTTCCCGGGGAAAGTTAAACTTTCGGCGCCACAGTTgcacaaacacaaaaaatag
- the LOC126775899 gene encoding exosome complex component RRP46, with protein MKVEDENNFKLRPMKCELNYLSKSDGSAILAQGDTVVLVSANGPLDIKSSSQSIEKATLEVLFCSKGGKPSVADRYKENIVRQTCETAILGCLYPRTGISLTIQELEDFGGLLTCSVNCACLALLNSAISMRHMVAAVSCAVGDDGNLVLEPSHELVQSATALLYFVFDSREKNLVTGFTEGSFSENTYEEALARCRVASDVVFDFYRDIVKQYSDVI; from the exons atgaaagttgaagatgaaaataactttaaactGAGACCCATGAAATGTGAACTTAATTATCTCAGTAAATCAGACGGGTCGGCAATTTTAGCACAGG GCGACACCGTAGTTTTGGTAAGCGCAAATGGTCCACTAGACATCAAGTCGAGCAGTCAAAGCATCGAAAAAGCTACGCTTGAGGTGTTGTTCTGTAGTAAAGGCGGCAAGCCGTCGGTAGCGGATcg atATAAAGAGAATATCGTAAGACAGACATGTGAAACAGCCATATTGGGATGCCTGTATCCTCGCACTGGGATTTCTCTAACAATACAAGAACTTGAAGACTTTGGTGGA TTACTCACCTGCTCAGTGAATTGTGCTTGCCTGGCCTTGCTCAACTCCGCTATCTCGATGCGGCACATGGTGGCGGCTGTTAGCTGTGCCGTCGGCGACGATGGAAACCTGGTGCTCGAGCCAAGCCACGAGCTGGTGCAGAGCGCCACGGCGCTTTTGTACTTCGTGTTCGACAGCCGAGAGAAAAATCTTGTTACCG GTTTCACTGAGGGCAGTTTCAGCGAGAACACTTATGAGGAGGCGCTCGCTAGATGTCGCGTCGCTAGCGACGTTGTCTTTGACTTCTACCGCGACATCGTTAAACAATACTCTGATGTTATTTGA
- the LOC126776147 gene encoding all trans-polyprenyl-diphosphate synthase PDSS2-like: MLTIVRKRFIKFLISRALPSWSEVGTGKRQELDWRDVVTEAEQIVGYPTSFLNLRWLLNDEIANTAIHLRKLVGTNHPLLKSAKNLLIGSKSNLQSVGLIILLVSKAAGLPHYMIDQHTSGVLHTQRALAEIVEMKRTGHMIHKTMANLKEKEKHGDKYQDLLYGNKIVLLTGDYLLATCLNGLGGLRNTEVTELISTGLRDLVEGDFLGERDDENNPLPSRPKASNDLNVHYQWESEDNLGKLGSNDYLGQGKDEWLLRTMLTSGSLLGKGCQGAIKLARRGEKMERDAYILGGHLAIIWQLYLDVKDFFTHPYSYSLVGAPVILAIWEYPTVYSYILEAKLEKRPIEYKQLYYAVRATRSLEYLTLLLEDEMAAILKISDRFPVDDARNAIQKMALTIHDETLQYIE, translated from the exons ATGCTAACAATCGTTCGAAAACGTttcattaagtttttaatatctaGGGCACTCCCAAGTTGGAGTGAGGTCGGTACTGGTAAACGACAGGAACTGGACTGGCGCGATGTTGTCACAGAGGCGGAACAGATTGTGGGGTATCCTACTTCATTCCTCAATTTAAGATGGTTATTAAATGATGAGATTGCGAATACAGCGATACATCTTAGGAAACTA GTTGGAACAAATCATCCCCTTCTGAAATCagcaaaaaatcttttaatcgGCTCCAAAAGCAATCTCCAATCCGTCGGTTTAATTATTCTCTTAGTATCAAAAGCGGCTGGCTTACCACATTATATGATAGATCAGCATACCTCAGGAGTTCTCCATACACAGAGGGCGTTAGCAGAGATCGTAGAGATGAAGAGAACAGGCCACATGATCCATAAAACAATGGCTAATTTAAAGGAGAAGGAGAAACATGGTGATAAATACCAGGATCTCTTGTatggaaataaaattgtacttttGACGG GGGATTATCTTCTAGCGACGTGTCTCAATGGTTTGGGTGGACTTCGTAATACAGAAGTGACGGAATTGATATCGACTGGTCTTCGGGACCTTGTTGAAGGCGATTTTTTGGGAGAGCGCGATGATGAGAACAATCCTTTGCCAAGTAGGCCAAAAG CCAGCAACGatttaaatgttcattatcaaTGGGAAAGTGAAGACAATCTTGGCAAACTTGGATCGAACGATTATCTTGGACAGGGTAAAGATGAATGGCTCTTACGCACAATGCTTACATCGGGCAGTCTTCTTGGTAAAGGTTGCCAAGGTGCTATTAAGCTGGCTCGTCGGGGAGAGAAAATGGAACGGGACGCTTACATTCTTGGCGGTCACTTGGCGATAATTTGGCAACTTTATCTCGACGTTAAAGATTTCTTCACACATCCATATTCGTACTCCTTAGTCGGAGCTCCTGTGATTTTAGCGATATGGGAATATCCCACGGTGTACAGCTACATCTTGGAGGCAAAGTTAGAAAAAAGACCCATTGAATATAAGCAATTGTATTACGCAGTAAGAGCTACGAGGTCTTTGGAATATTTGACGTTATTGTTAGAAGATGAAATGGCAGCCATCTTGAAGATCAGTGATAGGTTTCCAGTGGATGACGCACGAAATGCAATACAAAAGATGGCGTTGACAATTCATGATGAAACACTTcaatacattgaataa